TAAACAATTCTTACTAACCCTAATCGGCTTGAACAAGATAAATTCAGTCTCCTTATTGGCTAAGTACAACTGCATCGAGCGCTGCAACGGAGCGAGATGAGCTTTTATACGCTTTTGTACTTCTTTAACGACAACCGCTAGTTGTTCAGGCGTCGCCCAGGGCTCAGACTTTAACTGGTCTATCGGTGTGAATGCTTGAgcctgaaaaaataaaattaataatgatagcttatttttaaaatctacatatcgacgctttaaaggtgactaagcgataatgcatgaactttacagaagactaatttaaagttgaaatacctgataaaaattctattttaacgaatctagctgtggggttgaaatgattttaataaacttagaaatacattttttttgcgaattgaatatggttattgcctatcatttatgtataaagcagttattgttgcttagtcacgtttgcctttcaagcgttgtTCGTTAgtttagtctcgttaaaactctagaacggctggaccgatttggcaaattttggtcttgaattatttgtggaagtccagagaaggtttaaaaggtagataaatatgaaattgctcggaattaaataaaaataatttcgttttccctttgatgtgtcccccgtcggacggattccttttgtttgttttaagtttattttatataaaagtttaggccttttatttatcgattgaggcactacggagTCTGCTGGGTCAACTAGTTGTTAATAAATtagatagttttattttataaacataatataatgttaaggGATTCTTCGTTGCAACTACTCGCGCGCCACCTATCGGGGATTTATGGTGCTTTGCCAGAATCTATCGTGGTGTACAAACAACAGTTCCAAATGGTAACATTATTTGAGAAATAATACGCGAACACAAACGAGTAAATTAAAACTGTGTACTTTACACAACTTAGATAAAAAATGAACAAGGAACATTTCTCATCATCGAGAATCAAGAGAATCCATGTCATCCATAAActagataataatatagttcTAAAACGaggttaacattatttatttctcgTAACAGAGAGGTAAGCTTGTTGTTGGATGTAAGTGGCTATCAGAGCTCATAGATTTCTCAATGTGTgttctacccgtgcggactcacaagaggtcctgccaccagtaattacgcaaattataattttgcgggtttgatttttattacacgatgttattccttcaccgtggaagtcaatcgtgaacatttgttgagtacgtatttcattagaaaaattggtacccgcctgcgggattcgaacgccggtgcatcgctacatacgaatgcaccggacgtcttatcctttaggccacgacgacttggaaATGTGGATTGGATGGAATGTTGTGCGACATACCTTGTCAGTGAACACGGCCATGGGCCCGGCCAGCAGCTCCGTCGCGTTCTTGATGAACGTTTCACAGCAGCTCTTCAGCTGCCTGTCCACTTCCTTCCTCGAGTCCAGCAGATGCTCCCGGACCATCGGCGTCCCCTCCAGGAGGAACTCCAGCAGCGCGTTGTTCGAACTGAGCGAGAATATCTGCCGGGGCCTCTGTATGAGGCCGTAGGCTGCGTTTTTGACGTTACTAAAGTCCAAGGTCGTCTCTTTGATCACGAAGTCGACTTGAAACGGCGCGATCTGCTCCCTCAAGATCAGCAAGTGTTTTATTTGAAACAGTTCGCCGTCGACGCTGGTCGCGTTTGCCGTTATTAGCCTGGCCGCGGTGTCCACGCTCTGGACGCACAGCGAGATGGCTTCTTGAGCGAGACCCTGGAAGACTCTCTTCTCCAAGCACCTGTACAGGCGCGACAAGGCCGCCAGGGTTCTCCGGACGGTGGGGTACCACATGCCGTGCAGGTCGGCCGGGGACGCGTGAGGTCGGCGCTGCGCCTCAACGTTGATGTTGGCGACCTCTTGCGACGTGGCCGACACGTCAGACACCATGGAGTTGCGCGAGTCGCTCCGCTTCAGGCTCTGCTCTTGAATGGAGAGCGCGATTTGCTGTAAGAcgatacaaatatatatatatatgcaacctctatacgatttatcttaaaagaggttaatcactacatagtataaaacaaagtcgctttctctgttcctatatccgtctgtccttatgtatgcttaaatctttaaaactacgcaacggattttgatacggttttttttaatagatagagtgattgaagaggaagggttatatgtataataacatccattaaatagtggagaaatcaataataaattacagtttccgaagcgaagctgtttctctttatagagcaactcaatttgtgctatagttttactaatgtaaataaaataatactttatatatttttttttattgtcatcgaGAGGAACACGACTTCAAGATTCTCTCAGTAAGTTAAAGTTTCGTGAGTAAATATAACGTCTgcaagttaataataataaacgagcTTTGCCTGTTACTTTAAGACATTAGGTCCTAATTGTACATAGACattacagtttttttgtttctttatattGTCATCAAGAGGAACACGACTTCAAGATTCTCTCAGTTAGTTAAAGTTTCGTGAGTAAATATAACGTCCGcgagttaataataataaacgagcTGTTGCTGTTACTTTAAGACATtaggtctaagtcttaaatGTATAAAAGAGCATTACCACTCTTCAAGTCGGAACTCATTGGTGCTccgcggcaggaataggcaggacggtggtacctacccgtgtggccGTACAAcccgtcctaccaccggtagaTGTCAGTTAGCGATCGCAGTACCTTGGCAGTAGTGTGCTTAgtagcgcctctagcggcaaacgaagagaaactgtttcaactccatacaaatttgcgttaacttttacgcgatcgagaagttaaaaaactagcactaagTACTCAGAGAGCGCTGCTGCCATTCACTGGTTATACCTCCTTTCGTCTCACGCGACACTCACGAGAAGAGATGGGGTGATGTTATTGCAGGCACATAACGCAATCGCCTAGTTGGACCGGTTTAAGCGAGAGAGCCACAAGAATTTttgtatagtttaaaaaatcatGTTACACGTATGTATTATAATTCTCGTCTTCTGCATTTGCTCTAAGTCTGTGATAATTTTGACAGCAATTTGaacatacctatatattaatacgtgaagcaaaaactttgtacccttttttacgaaatttgcacaaacggaggagtatgaaaggggacggcccatttcaggcccaaagcggacaatagattagagaaaaaatacttagtgcattaattttgtcataaataaatatgcatttactttcttccaaataagcgccactacagtttacaataagtagtttaaaaaaagtaactctattgaaaaaaacaagaattttatttttgcgggaaaaatattgccaacttcaaaaccttttacgtattaagtaaacattttaagtatataaaaaaacatataaataaatcattttaaatattatcattaatcaatcgattttaatcgattttaaggaCATACAATAACATCAAAGACTTggttggactttaacttgttactatacttgagaccttagacttatatctcaaggtgggtggcgcatttatgttgtggatgtttgtgggctccagtaaccacttaacaccagggtggctgtgagatcgtccacccatctaagcaataaaaaaaaacttaacttgtattgttatttaaatatgtacaactaaaacaaaaacataaaaaataaaatataatgtgtactcgtaaagaaaagattaagaaataaatccaatatcggttatttaaaaaaatgatcgatatatgaatttcatgtaattatttttctttatactgacaacactgattttaatctgactgactgacacttcgcttgctgcttgtgcttgcgttcaaaatggatgtgttttgatttttcttcgatttattttgcttttgtcaataacgtttcatactacggctgaaaaccattgtgtgaattgtggttttaacctgaccgagatttaaaaccgtgtatatgctctcctgtgctatttttagatgatttactaattgtgtatgaagatgaagaaaatatagaataatatagatatttaaagaagtatgtgtgttttttatactctaataactacaattggataaaaatacattaggaacatcttaaacattaaaaaaagaaaagttcttgaggtatttatatagaaaattaacctcaaaacgagttttttatttttattatattttttataatagtggcgtcaatttcaatatattttttagatatctaatacatttaagaatttgaatcagtccatttttatagtaatatttaatgtccaccttgggcctagcacactatggagagtgggcaatcccctttcctacacttatagagaatatagagaagaatgttaatatttttttaaattatggataaaaaatacattaaatcaataaataaaaactttacacacactaccacatATTTAACACAAACACGAATGTAtacaatttgtttattgtcaaactttcttattgcttatagtctgtggttaatttgagaatagattaaatattgtttgtctttattaatatttgtctaaggtgtagtcttggcgaaatctgtgattacagaagtataatagtctttgacaatcgaatcataatagtgtacaaacttataatttcaattaattatagtcgaatttcaactaccgggggaccactactATTCATAAATGTTTGCTGTCTATAGTCTGTCTTAAGACGCACTTTcgtagtacttttttttttctacctaagctgctAGCCTTAAGaagctattttagcgtaaccttaactagtaggtgagctcacggggctcaaacctgacgacgttgctaacacaaatcctaccaccgggtcggaaacgcgacccactgagaagatgctgcgagaaactcagtgggctgtctgtgggttaatttactcggcgagcccttcgtcgcaagcgacgggtttagCCATAGAGCCATagatagacatttacaacgtaaatgcgtcatccaccttgagatataagttcaaaggtctcaagtatagttacaacagctgcctcactcttcaaaccgaaacgcattactgctttacggcagaaatatccagggtaatggtacctacccgtgcggactctcaagaggtcctaccatcagtttgCTGTCTATAGTGTTCTAAGAGGCAGTTGTAGTAGTCGTAGTAGAGGCGGGGGGCGGCGTACCTCCATCATGAGCAGCTTGTTGGGGTAGGCGAGGTCGCCGGGCGCGGGGCGGTACAGCAGCACGTCGGCGCGGAGGTGCACGTGCGCGCGGAACACCAGCCGCTCCGCCGCGTCCTGCAGCAGCGCGCCCGCGCACGTGCCCAGCGCGCGCAGACTCACCGCTGCCGACACCACGCACAGACTATAGTCGTCTTAGGTTGATATTATAATCAGCAGTGGATTTACACTAGGAGCAGTCGAGGCAAGTGCCCAGGACGGCAAAATTTTGTCACCGAAACAGACTATAGATTGAGTCTCCTATTGCCTTCAGAGGTGGCCACGGGTTtacggcttggctttgcccctggcattgctgaagtccacgggcgacggtaaccactctcaccatcaggtgggccgtatgctcgtttatctacaagggcaataaaaaaaactgatgatcAGAAATCGCTGCTGTTCATGAACATCTATTATACCAGGGAACAGCCAAACCGCTGCATCCGAATGAAGACGGCTTTTTTTCAGTTGAATAAGGAAATGACAAACCGCTCAGAAAACACACATGAGAACAGATTAAGTTATAAGGATTAAGAACTACTCTAGAATTGACAAGATCGTCTCAAACAATACTCCAATGCCCTCCATGGACTGTAAATGCTAAAGCAAATCGaagttctcaattttttttttttttttactgcttagatgccTAGGCGAACTCACGGACCACCTGTTGTtaaccagagcccatagacatttacaacgtaaatgccgcattCACcataagatatgagttctaaggtctcggttgTAATAGTACAATggttgcctcacccttcaaagcaaaactcattactgcttcacggcagaaataggcaggcataATAACAAACAGTTacattataaacataataacaaacaataataacaaaacaagaggtcctaccactagtagttacgcaaattataattttgcgggtttgatgtttaatacacgatattattccttcaacgtggaaatcaatcatgaacatttcttaggtacgtatttcattggaaaattgTCAATGGTCTGAATCTTATTGAAAACTTGCCAGATTACTTCAAACTATAGTTAAAACTATTCCAGCTAAGCCCTGTAACTATGTCAGAATTACATAGGGCGGTTTCGTTAAGTATAACGTTTGAACCGCCCCCCGTACCGCGCCTCGGCGGgggtaaattttttttcctacctatgctgatagccttgagaggctatttcagcttcaccctaacatgtaggtgctcacggggctcaaacctgacgacgttgctagcgcGAAACCtagcgagagccgtgcttcgcagaactaTACTGTAAGTATACTGacaccttggaacttgtatctcaaggtgggtggcgcgtctacgttgtagatgcctatgggctccagtaatcacttaacaccaggtgggctgtgagctcgtccaccaacctaagcaataaaataaaaaaaataccaccaccggatcggaaacgcgacccactgagaagatccggcgagaaactcagtggactgtgtctgtgggttactttactcgccgagcccttcgtcgcaagcgacgggttcgacgagcacgATGAACCgcgcctccaaagaagacctaacaactcaagagcagctgcttcgcgaatgaatctagtaCTACGCAATCGCGACCGGCTGAGAGATGTTTAGATTAGGTTGCACATAGTAAACTGCTCAGTTCGTTGACTTACGGTCGTTGTTGACTTGTTCCTCGATAACTTCGATCCGCAGTATGACACACAACTCGGCGAGCGTTTCCAAATGGTTGATGTGGATGATGTGCGGCCGTAGAGTTTCGTATAAGCCGTTGCAGAGGGACTGCAGGTATTCTCTGCGAACGATGCAGACAAAACGACCAATGAGACGTCTTtgattaataattaacttttGTTTAGTTCAATTTATAAGAACATAAATCtaaattaataatagaaaatttgtCCATCCGTCCGTCTAAGCCGGTGTTTACCAACGTGGGTAgaaaagtaatctatactaatattataaagctgaagagtttgtttcttTTGAACGCCCTAATatcagaaactactggtccgatttgaattcttgaaattctttcagtgttagatagtccatttatcgaggaaggctagaAGCTACAGAACATCACGCTAAGGGTTGAGTCACGCCGGAATAGCAGCGGCCGGCAGCGGTGGCAGCGATCCCCAGCGTCGCCGCTGTCGGCCTCGCGCGGCCTCCAGACTGCACGCGCCCAGTCTCCTCTTCACTAGTTTAGTTTCTTCATTCGGCAATGATATTCGTGTGTTTGGAGTGAACATGATGGAATTGATTATTTAGGTTAAATAGTTTTTATGGATTTAAATTGCACCACAAAGTCAATGAAATTAATCACTAATGGTCCaggtttaatatttatttacatacaacAAGTTGAACACGCACAAACAGGTAGCACAGCACAGACGAAGAATAATTAGTTCATAGAATTAAATAGTAAGATAGAAAAGCAAGGTGGAAactgaatttaataaacatacaGGAAACAAAGAATTACGAAATAAGTAAGCTATCGATAGGCGACATGCGATCTGCGTGAAGTCGAGAGAATCGCTGTCGGTTGGGACGATGCGCCGGAGCGGGGTTGTCTCCCCCGCACACTCCACTGCAAATACCGTTAGAATGTGCGTTTTCGTTGCACATTCTATTGCCGTTATTTTATCGTGTGATGTcggtgtaattataataaatatgtaaatatactaatattatggtTGTAGTATAAATGTGTGCgtgttattattaaatgtatttattatatgtatatattatataaatgacaATATACATAGTAAGTGTGCTagtgtgtgtctgtgtgtgtttgtgtgtgtaggTGGATAGGTAGATGCCACAGTTATTACATATAACGCGGTGCCGCGAGCGACCTTGTGTCGCCGCTGGCAGCCGCGGTCAGAATCACCGACAAGACGCACGCGTGGCTGTTCGCTTCACCGCGGGCGGGCACTGCTGTGTCGCGACCTTTTCAAGTTTTTCAAACGATACTGATCTTTtaagtatatagataaagtttaaaattatttcacactGAAAACGCTCGCCGCGACGCTGCCGGCCGCTACCATTCCGGTGTGACTCGGCCctaagactaatacaagcggagcaccaataaagaatgttttacaatcggggttatttttaccttttgagagcttccgctgcgggctctgcagaaacggttaaagtttcgctaaaataatgtgtgacagaattgttcccctttaaaagatctaaaaaaaagttggcgacaacatatgtctatatgtgaaggttgactcactataacgttttttattctaaccaaatttgttctaaaataaagcattatttgtgaactattctaggcggacgaagtcgcgggcaaaaggtAGTTGTTTTATGAAGATTTtctggtaagtttttttttgggccGATGTACTTACTCAAGGGCCTGTGAGGATTGCGTGAAGAAGTGATGGTAGAGGGCGCACTCGTCGCGGCAGGCGTGCGCGAGCAGCGAGCAGCACGCGCGCAGCAGGGCGCAGCTGTCCCGCGCCagccgccgcgccgcgccgcccACCGCGCCCCCcaccgcgccgcccgccacccgccgccgccgcgacGCGTACTCGCGCTCCATGTCCGACAGCAGCGACGCGTAGCTGCCGAACATTACAttctcttttttcctacctattttttactggtggtaaggcctcactaagctgaagtggcagtgggctggtcacatatgtcacAGAACCGAGTAATTTAggaccttactggtggtagggcctcacTAAGCTGAAgcggcagtgggctggtcacatatcgtcttctcgcattaaaactgtaataTTAATCATGtttgcaacattaatttttaatttttaaccagttacgttatctgtcttttaaagtaagataaaattatgtattaattttgttaatagtaatcaaaatataggtaaactaaaaaaaaaacttaaactaaactacgctcttttgacagtatttatgagaaaaatactggtgtaTAAAAATGATTTCGCATGTTGCctctcaatttcgaatatttttgggaaTTGTACAATTTTAATGCGAGTAGACGATATGTctcagaaccgataaccgttggggtagacgtgttatggagtggagaccgcgaaccggcaaacgtggtgtaggacgccctcctgctagatggagcgacgacctgcgcaaggcagctggcaatgactggatgcgtagaaccgaatatcgggttcagtggcgagctttgggggaggtgtatgtccagtagtggactgccgcaggctgatgatgatgagggcatcttgtgagtccacgcgggtaggtaccaccaccctgcctatttctgccgtgaaacagtaatgcgtttcggtttgaaaggtggagcaaccgttgtaactatactgagacctgagaacttatatctcaaggtgggtggcgcatttacgttgtagatgtctatgggctccagtaaccacttaacaccaggtgggctgtgagcttgtctacccatctaagcaataaaaaggaaTCATACGCCGATTCTGCTTAACAAAAATTCGTGTATttggaggtcctaccaccagtaaaaccaccaGCTATGGGAACATCTGttttggcaataaataaataaaaaccgtcTCAGTAAAATACGCACTCAGAATTCGTTTCGGCTCGCTGTTCGATTTCCCCTATGACTTTCCTTAGCTTCGGGGCGGCAGCTTGAAATTTCCCGAAGAAGACCGCGTAAGCTGTGTCCACGTTCTCTTCCTCGGAGCCGGCGTCCTCCTGCGGCCCCAGCACCTGCTCCGTCGCGTGGTCCAACACGTGGTTCACGTACGAACGTATCACGGAAATCGCACGATTTTGCAGATGACGATACTTCACTAGATACGTGTGGGACTCTTTGTAGTTGCTCTGTAAGCAATCAGATATTCTTTtcattgcttagacgggtggacgagctcacggccctcctggtgttgaggggttaccggagcccattgacatctacaacgtaaatcccgccacccacttgagatatgagttctaaggtctcagtatagttacagcggctgccccacccttcaaaccgaaacgca
The Bombyx mori chromosome 5, ASM3026992v2 DNA segment above includes these coding regions:
- the LOC101740983 gene encoding conserved oligomeric Golgi complex subunit 3; this encodes MDTMSLKEIQSKLLLWESSENPLAPLNSDQREAILDLESLILGVNDEGGENGPIEKETVDQKSIPSVDTTYDFLEWYERLCDDNMKTEDVPYQCYYKQLEDRRNECISLNEQINEAMSDLHKLTEQYNFVSNKTNALHNMSEQLLADQNKLSGIGDDIKKRLHYFTQVEHLSQRLNSPTMSVNSDAFFNVLAKIDECLDYMRENSNYKESHTYLVKYRHLQNRAISVIRSYVNHVLDHATEQVLGPQEDAGSEEENVDTAYAVFFGKFQAAAPKLRKVIGEIEQRAETNSDYASLLSDMEREYASRRRRVAGGAVGGAVGGAARRLARDSCALLRACCSLLAHACRDECALYHHFFTQSSQALEEYLQSLCNGLYETLRPHIIHINHLETLAELCVILRIEVIEEQVNNDPVSLRALGTCAGALLQDAAERLVFRAHVHLRADVLLYRPAPGDLAYPNKLLMMEQIALSIQEQSLKRSDSRNSMVSDVSATSQEVANINVEAQRRPHASPADLHGMWYPTVRRTLAALSRLYRCLEKRVFQGLAQEAISLCVQSVDTAARLITANATSVDGELFQIKHLLILREQIAPFQVDFVIKETTLDFSNVKNAAYGLIQRPRQIFSLSSNNALLEFLLEGTPMVREHLLDSRKEVDRQLKSCCETFIKNATELLAGPMAVFTDKAQAFTPIDQLKSEPWATPEQLAVVVKEVQKRIKAHLAPLQRSMQLYLANKETEFILFKPIRNNVVGYFVQIEQLLVNAGYSYEDTLIVACPTPEQISVFISSASLISHSEPVLPYGTKAKPSVVRKPSVTSVPEKLEEKATAETV